In one window of Arachis ipaensis cultivar K30076 chromosome B06, Araip1.1, whole genome shotgun sequence DNA:
- the LOC107646681 gene encoding uncharacterized protein LOC107646681: protein MSTREHGRRQGRGRIDNAMPEATGNNPPNPVDFMAALGNMAAAMQATAEALGNQINKGNNGNNGDDGPMMLSSFLKVHPPTFRGTSNPTDADNWIQAIERALQAQQVLEEQWVEFGTYQLQGEAQHWWQGTRQILQPNGVVISWKLFQIEFYKKYFPSSVRNAKELELLQLKQGQMTVTEYTSRFEKLYCFSRICQGAPEDFAEWKCIKYKGGLRSDILSFVVPMDIRVFLNL, encoded by the coding sequence atgtcgactcgcgaACACGGACGCAGGCAAGGTAGAGGCAGAATAGACAATGCTATGCCTGAAGCGACAGGGAACAATCCTCCTAACCCTGTAGACTTCATGGCTGCCCTAGGGAATATGGCCGCGGCGATGCAAGCGACAGCCGAAGCTTTAGGAAATCAAATAAACAAAGGAAATAATGGCAATAACGGCGATGATGGTCCTATGATGCTTTCCTCCTTCTTGAAGGTTCATCCTCCGACCTTCAGAGGAACCTCAAACCCTACCGATGCGGACAACTGGATTCAAGCTATAGAACGAGCATTACAGGCTCAGCAGGTTCTTGAAGAGCAGTGGGTTGAGTTTGGAACCTATCAACTGCAAGGTGAGGctcagcattggtggcagggcACGAGGCAAATTCTGCAGCCTAATGGGGTTGTAATATCTTGGAAATTGTTCCAAATAGAgttttataagaagtactttcccagTTCAGTCAGAAATGCTAAGGAACTTGAACTGCTTCAGCTGAAACAAGGCCAGATGACTGTTACTGAGTACACTAGtagatttgagaaattgtattgcTTTTCACGGATTTGTCAAGGAGCTCCCGAGGATTTTGCTGAGTGGAAATGTATCAAGTATAAAGGAGGCCTTCGGAGTGATATTCTGAGCTTTGTTGTACCGATGGATATCAGGGTATTTCTGAACTTATGA